One stretch of Rhinolophus ferrumequinum isolate MPI-CBG mRhiFer1 chromosome 5, mRhiFer1_v1.p, whole genome shotgun sequence DNA includes these proteins:
- the ADH4 gene encoding LOW QUALITY PROTEIN: all-trans-retinol dehydrogenase [NAD(+)] ADH4 (The sequence of the model RefSeq protein was modified relative to this genomic sequence to represent the inferred CDS: substituted 1 base at 1 genomic stop codon) gives MSTKGKVIKCKAAIAWEVGKPLCIEEVEVAPPKAHEVRIQIIATALCHTDAHVIHPKFTEAIFPVVLGHEAAGIVESVGPGVTSVKPGDKVIPLYTPQCRKCKFCLSPRTNFCTKLSRVKNPIADQELMEDKTSRFTCKGKPVFHFMGTSTFSQYTVVSDINLAKIDDDANLEKVCLLGCGFSTGYGAAINTAKVTPGSTCAVFGLGGVGLSAVIGCKVAGASRIIAVDINRDKFTKAKALGATDCLSPSDLHKPVQEVIVEMTDGRVDFALDCAGGSEAMKAALECTTVGWGSCTLIGVAIDDKGLTVSLMDLLTGRTINGTLFGGWKGIDSIPKLITDYKNKKFNLDALVTHTLPFDKINEAFDLMYQGKSIRTVLLFXRCQAQFVILSD, from the exons ATGAGCACCAAGGGCAAA GTTATTAAATGCAAAGCAGCCATCGCCTGGGAAGTAGGCAAGCCCCTTTGCATAGAAGAGGTTGAGGTAGCTCCCCCTAAGGCTCATGAAGTTCGAATTCAG ATAATTGCCACTGCCCTGTGTCATACTGACGCCCATGTTATCCATCCTAAATTTACGGAGGCTATTTTCCCGGTGGTCCTAGGCCATGAGGCTGCAGGAATTGTGGAAAGTGTTGGACCAGGAGTGACCAGTGTCAAaccag GTGACAAAGTAATTCCATTGTATACACCTCAATGTAGAAAATGCAAGTTCTGTCTGAGCCCGCGCACAAATTTTTGCACAAAACTCAG tcGTGTCAAAAATCCTATTGCTGATCAAGAACTAATGGAAGACAAAACCAGCAGGTTTACCTGCAAAGGAAAACCAGTTTTCCATTTCATGGGGACGAGTACCTTCTCTCAGTACACTGTAGTATCAGATATTAACCTTGCCAAAATAGATGATGATGCAAATTTAGAAAAAGTTTGTTTGCTTGGATGTGGGTTTTCAACTGGCTATGGAGCTGCAATCAATACTGCCAAG GTGACCCCTGGCTCTACTTGTGCTGTTTTTGGCCTGGGAGGTGTCGGTCTGTCTGCTGTAATAGGTTGCAAAGTAGCAGGAGCTTCCAGAATCATAGCCGTTGACATCAACAGGGACAAGTTTACAAAGGCCAAAGCCCTTGGAGCCACTGACTGCCTCAGTCCTAGCGACCTCCACAAACCTGTCCAGGAGGTTATCGTTGAAATGACCGATGGACGTGTGGATTTTGCCCTGGATTGCGCAGGTGGATCTGAAGCcatg AAAGCAGCTCTGGAGTGTACAACAGTAGGCTGGGGATCATGTACTCTCATTGGAGTTGCCATTGATGACAAAGGATTGACTGTTTCTCTAATGGATCTACTAACTGGCCGTACTATCAATGGAACTTTATTTGGTG GTTGGAAAGGTATAGATTCTATCCCGAAGTTGATTACTGACTACAAGAATAAGAAATTCAATCTGGATGCATTGGTGACCCATACCCTGCCTTTTGACAAAATCAATGAGGCTTTTGACCTAATGTACCAAGGAAAAAG CATTCGAACAGTCTTGCTCTTTTGAAGATGCCAGGCACAATTTGTTATACTATCTGACTGA